CCACAAGGACTTGATAATCTCTTACCACTTCCGTCAAGGTCGTAACAGATTCCTTATAGTCGGGATTATTACAGATTCCATCTATCGCTCGATGGAGGTGATACATCTTATCTTCGGTTTTTCGGATAAATTCTACCCAATCCATTCCGTTCATAAAATACCTCCTTTCCGTCATAGGCTTTACTCCCATGCACGAAAGTATGCAAGGTGAAATTACGAATAAATGACCTGTATGCAATCTACTAATGAACTTTAGTCTTGTAACAATAATCTGTTCATGATAACATACCTCACATCAATAGCATCAAAGGACGAGACTTGAGGTGTATCAAATGAACGGGTTAGCCAAACTGAATCGATTGCTTGAGAAAATCATGCCCATACTCACGCCAAGTAGTGTTGCGATTGGCGTAATAGCCGGGACACATTTGCAACCGTTTGCTTTTTTGTCTCCCTGGGTGTTTGCCTTCATGACATTTGCCGGCAGTCTGGGTTCGGGATTTAAAGAATTTGCAAAGGTACTGACCAGACCGCTCCCTTTAATCGTTAACTTGTTGATTCTTCATGCACTAATGCCCCTAATTGCTTGGTCAATGGCCCGGTTGTTTTATCCAGATGATATCCATGTCATCACAGGCTTTTTGTTGGCGGCCTTAATTCCCACGGGGATCACGAGCTTTTTGTGGACATCCATTTATTACGGGAACATCGCACTGACGCTATCCATTATTTTGTTGGATACGATGCTCTCCCCCTTGATTGTTCCGGTGGGGATGTCCTTGTTTTTAGGGGCAACTGTCGAGATGGATTTGGCTGAACTAATGAAGGGCTTATTTTATATGATCGTGTTGCCGTCGCTTATCGGTATGCTGCTCAATCATTTATCAAAAGGAAACGTCAAAAAAACGCTGGCACCAAAATTAGCGCCATTTTCTAAGATGGGAATGGGTGTTGTCGTCGCGATCAATAGCTCGATGGTTTCATCTTACTTTCATATGATGGACGCAAAACTGGTGGGGATGGCAGTCCTCGTACTGTTCGTAGCCATTTTGGGTTATTTGATGGGGTGGGGGATTGCAAGACTGTTCGGATGGGAGCGTGATGTGATCGTCACGTTAACCTTCAACAGTGGAATGCGAAACATTAGTGCAGGGGCAGTTATGGCGATCACGTACTTTCCTGCACCTGTTGCTCTGCCCGTTGTTCTCGGTATGCTGTTTCAGCAAATACTCGCTTCTACCTTCGGAAAGTTTTTGGAGCTGGTCGAGAAAAGACCACAGCATCAACCGCAGGAACTATCAAGCTAAAAGCAAGAGCTGTTTTCCAATTGATTTTTGGAAAACGGCTTTTTTTGATGACAGGACCATACAAGATATTACGGACAAGGCAAATGTAAGCCGGGAATTGGATTTTATCGAGGTGACCCAGATCCCATATTTTCGGACGCGATTCCTTGACTACGTATTGGAAGAGGTTAGGAAAGAAGTGAACGTAATCAAAGGGAAAAACAGAGGATTTCATCAGGAAGTGATTGTTCAGTTTGTTGCATCTGCTTTAGAGAGGAACCTCTTACTTCCTGTTATCTCTCATCGTTCATGGGGGCCAGCCAACAAAACGCGAAATTCGCATGCTAAGGGGTTGATTACAATAAAAAAGTCGATTTCCTGGCCCTGATCCAGCAAACGTGACACCACCCGCAAAGTAGATGTAAGTTACTGGTAAAGTAAAGGCCCAGATCAGATGAAAGTTCCGTTTTTACTTTTGGTATTGGAACTTCACTCCATATCAGTGGTGAACTTCGATTAAATTTTGTGATCTAAGAAACAAAGGATGCAATAAAGTTCCAAATCTCATTATTTTAGGAACTTATTCTGGTTTTTACTTTGCGGGTGGTGTCACGTTCGCTGGTAGTTGGCCTACAACGAACGTAGTTGGCCTACAACGAACGCCGCATTCACGGTAGTTTGTATGGCCTGTCGCCCGTAGGATTTAGACAGGCTGTGGAACAGCAACGAGTAAAGCCATTTGTCGTAAGAGTATAGCAACGCTGCGATTAGCACAGTTTGTTTGTTTTTCTTCAGCCTAGGTAGAGAAAGGTCTGAGGTCAAACGAATTCCTTGACGCGAGTGCTTTCTCTGCCTACTCTACCAAATGGTTGAAAGAAATGAAAAACTAAGAAATAGCGAGAATAAGGGAGCTTGACTCAATAATTGAGGGATTTAACCGGTTTTTGATAACATCGGACTATTGAGTAAAGTAAATTTATATCTATCACTAGGAAGCGAGGAATAGGTATGACTAAAGTTGCCAAAACATTTGGTAAGTCCATTTTAGCATTATCAATGCTGAGTCTATTAACAACTTCTGCTCCCACATTCGCACAAACAATTAATGGTCCTTCATCTTATGCCTACGAGAAAAGCAATCAATATTTTTCTGGCACACAAGAGGCTATAAGTCAAAGTTTTATCCAAGAAGTAACGCAATATGTAAAATTGGACGAGAAGACAAAACAATTCTATTTGTCCACAGATGCAATAAAAGCATTGGGAAAAGAAAAATATAAGATGGCTTTAGAAATTATTACTCAAACAAATAAACAAATTATTCCATTTAAACACGAACTTGTTGCCTCTAATGGAGTCTTGGTTGACGCAAACAGTAAATCTGAATCAAATAAAGTCTCTCCATCTGCCATTAAGCATAGCAAATATTGGGATTATGATTTTACTTGGTGGGGGCTTCAAATTTATTGGTCACATCAATTTATTGAGGATCTAAAAAAGGACATTGGACTTAAAGCTGGTATTACTGTAGGCGGAGCAATTGGAACCATTCAATATTTGATGGAGAAAAATGGTAAGAGACCACCAAGCTGGTTTTCAACTTGGACTTCTGCCGCAGCCGCATTATCTCTCTATGCGTTTTTAAATCAAGATGAAGGTTGTGGAGTTTATCTTGATTGCTACGCATACGTACCAACACGCTGGCACTCCGCATGCTAGAGTTGTCATATAAAAATGTGCATTCTATTAATTCCTAAAATGGACTAATGGAATGCACATTTATTTTTCAATAACCACCCAGATTTCCAAGGAGGATTGATTTGCTTGGGTTATATTCGTGAATATGTCAGAACAAAATTACTTTGGAACATATTAGCGGCTCTTATTTTAATTGCCCTTCCGTATTTTTTTCAATTTCAACTAGAGATAAGAGAAACTTTAATGGGGGGAATAATTTTCTTCATCATTATCTCTCTTTTTGATATCCTAGCCATTTCTCGAAGGCACAACAAGTAGAATTAATGTTGATGTAATACTAAAGCCCTCCTCAGATCACTGAAGGAGGGTTGATGTTTTCCTACACTTGTACTCTTATTGGGGTACCGCTAACCAAATGACATAAAACCCACGCTAAGGATTGGGATGCATTAAAGACCTCGATTTCCTGTTCGCCAAGGAAAATCAAGGTTTTGAGGTTTACTCAGGCTTTGTCATTTTGATGTCTTTGTAGCTGATGCAGCAATGTCTGAGCCAGTAGCAAACCACTTGTCTGGCCGACCATATAAGCGTAATCTGGGTCTTTCGAGTCTATTTTGATCGTTTGCAGATACACTTGGAATTCGTGAATATTCCCTTCCAAAATCTCGATAACTTCATCAATCGTTATGATTTCCTTGGAATCATTTATGGGTTATCCCCTCTCTTTTTCCAATCTGTTTATGCACCAAACGGTTTCTCGATAGCGTGTGAAATTCGCGTTTTGTTGGCGGGACCCCTTCATGAGGAATAGAAAAAAAGGTTGCGAACTTATGTTCGTAATAACTATAATGGAAATACAATTTCTCACACATGATGAGGCGGGTGGAAAAGCGTGGCTAACGGCAATCTTGAAGTAACGGACAAAGAAAGAGAGGCATTTATGTACATGCTGCGAGATTCGGCAAGAGAGAATTATTCCTTGAATGTGAGCTGGTGTATGTCCTTTGAGGGGGAGCGGGGGAATACGTGCAGCATGTGGGGTGTGGTCAAATGGGTAGACCCGAAGGCGCGGCGTGTTCAATTAGCAAACCAAACGAGTAGTCAATGGATCGAGATGGAGAAAATTATCAATGTACATGCATAGCAGTGCAGGTAGAAACCTTACATGAAATTCAACTCATGCAGGGTTTCTGGGTCCTTTTTTTACCTATGTTCCATTCTTCGGATAGGGCTTCCCGTCCGCTTGAAATAACTTACTCACCATTCCATAAAGACGACCTGACATGTTAGGGAAAACGAAGGAGTATTCATTCGCTCCTTGATTCAGCAAGACGATCGGTGCTTCCACGATGTAGGGGATTTTCATTAGATCGAGCACCTTCTTATATTCCTCTACCTTGGAATGGTTTACCGTATAATAAAATGATTTAGAAAAATTCATGCGAGCACGCTCCTTTTCCTTATTGTAGCATATCCACAGTTTGTCGTATAAATGAACATAATAAATGTTATGTAAACATATTGTAATTTCCTTTCTCTATATGAAGAGAGAAGATTCACAAAAACTTCTACCTATGATAGAATAAAGACCAAAATTTTACCAATAGGAGAAAAATGATGCTAATCAGCCAACAACTCCTTTCTGTGAACGGATTATCGTACACGATTCGCTCTGCAATAGAAACAGATGCACAACAATTGTCGGACCTGCGGCTGCAAATCGATGGGGAGACTGAAAATTTGGACAGAGAAAGAGGTGAGGCTTTTATCGATGTGCAAGGATTCGAACACATCATCAAAACGGATGCAGAAAGTGCAAGAAATTTGTTTTTAGTTGCTGTTATACAAGATCGGATTGTCGGGTTTTCTAGATGTGCAGGTGTTTACTTAAACAGATTTGCCCACAAAGTTGAGTTTGGTGTGTGCGTATCACAAGAGTTCTGGGGTTATGGCATTGGGAAGAATCTCTTGCAAGAATCAGTTGCCTGGGCAGACGCCAACCACATTACCAAAATGACGTTGAATGTGATGGAAACGAATGAGAAGGCAATTGAGCTGTACAAACGGTTTGGTTTTGAAATCGAAGGGGTACTCAAAAACGACAAAGTTCTTTCCGATGGCAATTACTACAACACTATTCTTATGGGAAGATTCAAAAATGACAGGAGAGTAACATGACGAGAAAACGAGCGAGAGAATGTGGCGTTTTTATCGGGGCGGGAATCCCGGGTGCGTTTAACGCGATTACGGATGTAAAAGGTGTGCGGGTCGGCCACAAAACGATTCAAAAGGAAGACGTTTGTTCGGGTTTGACCGTCATTGTTCCCAACGACGGTCAATTGGAGGGGCAGCATTTTCCTGCTGGTTTCTTCTCCTTTAATGGTACAGGCGAATTTACGGGAAGTCACTGGATAGAAGAGACGGGTACGCTCGTGACACCGATCGTATTTACGGGTAGTCATTTACTCGGGCTGGCACATCATCATCTTGCGCGTGCGACGAGAAAAATCGAGGGGCTTGAACCGTTTTCCAATGGAATCGTCGCGGAGACATGGGATGGTTGGTTAAGTGATCTCGAAAAGACGCAGATACAGTATGAGGATTTGGAAGAAGCGATTGTAGAAGCGCGTACAGGACATGTCGAGGAAGGCAATGTGGGCGGAGGTACCGGGATGATCTGCTTTGAATTCAAGGGCGGAATCGGAACCTCCTCACGCATCGTCGAAACCGAATGTGGCACTTTTACTGTCGGAGCATTGGTGCAGACGAATTTTGGCAGAAGACACGATTTGAAAGTGAATGGTATTCCTGTGGGCCAGCTGATCTCCGAAAATGAAGTCCCTTTGCCGTGGGTAACTCCTGAAAATGACGGTTCTTTCTTAGTCACGATTGCGACAGACGCGCCTCTCTTGCCGACACAATGCAAGCGCATTTCCAAACGAGCGTCACTCGCGATGGCACAGCTCGGTGCAATTGGCGAGGAGGGCAGCGGTGATTTCTTCTTGACCTTCTCCACAGGAAATTGCTATTCGTATGGCGACGAGCAGATGAGCACAGTGAAAATGTTTCCGTCCGAACAACTGGATGCACTGTTTGAAGCAGCGACCGAGGCGGTCAATGAAGCGATCCTGAATTCCATGTTGATGGCCAAAACGATACAAGGCCAGAAAAACAGAACCGTACATGCATTGCCACTGGATCGTTTCGTAGAAGTCATGTCTCGTTAAATGAAAAAACTCCGCTGGCGATTAGCGGAGTTTTGTTGTCTGCTCATCTGTTAAACGATTGTTTAACTACTGAAGAAGCTACGGCTCGAACGCTTTCTTTTATAATGAGAGCTGCCGTGATGGGAATGACCGTACCGATTGCTTGAGCTGTAATTTCTGCGATGCTTGTAATCGCTGCTGCTGTATTTCCGGTACTTGTGCGAAGATGAGTGATTACCGAGTAAATTTTTCAATAGCTTCTTGAGCATATCAATCACTCCTAGTTAGGTCGGAAGTCTATTTCATATAAGTATATACGAATGTATTGAAGAGTCGTTTCATTATTTTTCTACGTTTTCGCGAAAGGCTGGGCCGATCAGGTCAATCCGGTTCGTCCATATTCCTCCTGTAAAACTTTCTGGCACTCGTTTTAAATCAGTCGGGACATCAAAGCCTTGCGACACATCTCCACTGCCTGCGACCAGGATCACGCGGGTGTCTTTTGCTTCCATTCTGGCCATGAAACGATTCGGCCAACCCCAGAGCCATGGAGCAATCTGATCAGGAATATGCAATTGAGTTTGCGCACAGGCTTCCGGTACATATCTGGACCAACCTGTTGCAATGTACGGGATCAGGCAGCTTTTCATTGTCGCCATAGACATCACGCGTAGCTGAGGCAGTTGTTGCTTCAATGTCTCGATTGGCTCGTCACCGCCATAAACAGAGAGTTGTGCCAGTCGCTGGGCAGGTAATGTTGCCAAAACATCCGCCAAGGCTTTCCCCTCGAGTGGGTCATTGCTTTTGATATGGATAAGTAGCGAGCGATGAGGGAATGTTTGTAGCACATCATCGAGAGAGGGCATCATACCAATCCCTTTTCCACGGAAAGGGAAGGTTTTCCCTTCATCCGCTGTATAATGGTAGCCAATGTCGAGTTGTTGTAATTCGGCCAGGGTATAATCTCTCGTGACACCGGTGCCATTTGTCCGACAGTCGAGCGTCCAGTCATGAAACACAGCGAATCGATTGTCTTTGGTCCATTGTACATCGAGCTCAACAACGTCCGCGCCTGCATCAAAAGCCGCTTGCATGGACGGAATCGTATTTTCCAGGTACGGATGCTCCGGTGGATAAATCCGTTCCGCCGTACAAGTTTCGTTGGTGATGTTCTCCATATGAAAGGTTTGCGCCATTCCCCGGTGAGCAAGTAAAAAAGGCTCGCCTTCTGGCTCTTTTGCAAGATAAGAGCTGTTACCCAGAAACAGGAATGCGATGAAAAGAAGGGGAAACCAGATGCGTTTTCGCTGGAACCATCTCTTTCGTGGTTGATTTCGTTGTTTTGACATGATGGGATACCGCCCCTTCCTTGTAATACTGTGTTCATTGTAGCAAAACGCAAGAGAGGAAGGTACATCCTTAGGGAGTAGGGCTTGGGGCTTGGCATTATTCGAAAAGACTGGCACAATAGACGGGA
The window above is part of the Brevibacillus antibioticus genome. Proteins encoded here:
- a CDS encoding bile acid:sodium symporter family protein; this translates as MNGLAKLNRLLEKIMPILTPSSVAIGVIAGTHLQPFAFLSPWVFAFMTFAGSLGSGFKEFAKVLTRPLPLIVNLLILHALMPLIAWSMARLFYPDDIHVITGFLLAALIPTGITSFLWTSIYYGNIALTLSIILLDTMLSPLIVPVGMSLFLGATVEMDLAELMKGLFYMIVLPSLIGMLLNHLSKGNVKKTLAPKLAPFSKMGMGVVVAINSSMVSSYFHMMDAKLVGMAVLVLFVAILGYLMGWGIARLFGWERDVIVTLTFNSGMRNISAGAVMAITYFPAPVALPVVLGMLFQQILASTFGKFLELVEKRPQHQPQELSS
- a CDS encoding GNAT family N-acetyltransferase; this translates as MLISQQLLSVNGLSYTIRSAIETDAQQLSDLRLQIDGETENLDRERGEAFIDVQGFEHIIKTDAESARNLFLVAVIQDRIVGFSRCAGVYLNRFAHKVEFGVCVSQEFWGYGIGKNLLQESVAWADANHITKMTLNVMETNEKAIELYKRFGFEIEGVLKNDKVLSDGNYYNTILMGRFKNDRRVT
- a CDS encoding P1 family peptidase, giving the protein MTRKRARECGVFIGAGIPGAFNAITDVKGVRVGHKTIQKEDVCSGLTVIVPNDGQLEGQHFPAGFFSFNGTGEFTGSHWIEETGTLVTPIVFTGSHLLGLAHHHLARATRKIEGLEPFSNGIVAETWDGWLSDLEKTQIQYEDLEEAIVEARTGHVEEGNVGGGTGMICFEFKGGIGTSSRIVETECGTFTVGALVQTNFGRRHDLKVNGIPVGQLISENEVPLPWVTPENDGSFLVTIATDAPLLPTQCKRISKRASLAMAQLGAIGEEGSGDFFLTFSTGNCYSYGDEQMSTVKMFPSEQLDALFEAATEAVNEAILNSMLMAKTIQGQKNRTVHALPLDRFVEVMSR
- a CDS encoding glycerophosphodiester phosphodiesterase family protein; translation: MSKQRNQPRKRWFQRKRIWFPLLFIAFLFLGNSSYLAKEPEGEPFLLAHRGMAQTFHMENITNETCTAERIYPPEHPYLENTIPSMQAAFDAGADVVELDVQWTKDNRFAVFHDWTLDCRTNGTGVTRDYTLAELQQLDIGYHYTADEGKTFPFRGKGIGMMPSLDDVLQTFPHRSLLIHIKSNDPLEGKALADVLATLPAQRLAQLSVYGGDEPIETLKQQLPQLRVMSMATMKSCLIPYIATGWSRYVPEACAQTQLHIPDQIAPWLWGWPNRFMARMEAKDTRVILVAGSGDVSQGFDVPTDLKRVPESFTGGIWTNRIDLIGPAFRENVEK